DNA from Nymphaea colorata isolate Beijing-Zhang1983 chromosome 4, ASM883128v2, whole genome shotgun sequence:
TTCTGCGGGAAGCGCAAACAGCATAACAGACAAAGCTCCACAACATATAAACAGTCTTAATTCTTAACGAGTATACCTCCTCAAAAGAGGgcaaaataaagaaattagCGCCTCTTCAGGTAAAAGGAATTAGCACATCGCTGACAgcgcaaaagaagaaaattcaaacaGCAAAATCTATTGCACCTATCTTCAGTATGTGAAGCTCCCATTCCGTGTACTGGCCAGAGAGGCAGAGAGGGATCTCCTTGTTCCATCTTTGTGccattttctctctttactGCTAAACTTTGTATCTGCTAATAATTTTAGAAGGCCGCCCAGCCAGAAGCAGTTCCCTTCGCCGAGCTAGAACCAGTCACCTGCGGGAGGCTCCTCTGCAATTCCAAATAAACCATTAGATCATTCAATCACTGTTAATCTCGTAAAAAGGAATCATTGCAAATTTCATTGTGTGTGGTTGAATCGTCTGCGTCTATGCACATGTATTTGTGCAGTGTATGTGAGTGCATGTGTTTAGGGGTGCCCttgtgagtgagtgagagagagagagagagagagagagacctcaatCTTGGACAAATCCGACAGAGGATCAGCACCATTCCTCGTACTTTCTTTAGAACCATGGAGATGCCCAATGTTATGAGATATCCTTGCAGCAACAGGATCATTGGGTGGTGGTGGAAGAGGGGATCTGATCTTTGGGGTATCAGTCGGAGGAGGTGCAAGGCATCCACCAACTTTCCCTGTGCCAGAAACAACGCCAGCTTTCCCAGTTCCAGAAGATCCACCATGAATTCCAGCAGCTGATAGCATGCCGGTTCCAGTGGATGGCTTGTTCTTCACATTGATCCGGATTGTTTCTCCTTCCTGATAAATTAACATTCTTATCCAAAATTAGAAAACCATGGTAATACCTCCAAAATAGAAACCAAATACTGAAAACAGTTGCAAAAACCAGTCTCATCATCTACTCTTTGCtagtcacatttttttcacaacTCAAGCTGAACATAACAGAAAAGACATGCTTAGTGCGCCAGACCATGTAAAATCAATGGTCTTCCTCCATCTTCCCCATGGCGACTCTCCTCATTTTTCCTTGAATCATGTTACCATGACGATCTGCTGTACATTTATATTTCCAATTTGAACACTTGGACTATGACAAGATGGAACCAGAATCTCCTGCATAAATATCACAAACTATAACCATGGGCAAGGAAACTGGCTCCTTCCATACACTAGCCACAATAAAATGATATCCAAATCTACCTTTACATGGACATCTCAGGGAACACCATCCCCAGAAACAAGCTCACATGCCCCATCCATCTCAGGCCATAGAAGGACTGGACCATCCACCATAGATCACTaataaactttaaagtttaaagtgtCTTTAAACTAAAAAAACCTTCTGATTCCCGTATGCACTTGAATTCCAGTCAATCAAACAAGTGGACTTGACTCACTATTTGAAGGTAGGTGAGGTGGACGGTTGAAAGACAGACTGGACCAAAATAAGAAGCTACTCTAGAAGTTGCAATTTTAACTGTATGAAGACTGCAAAAGGAAACCAATATAatagaaggaaatgaaatatGTCTGCAGTTGATTCTGCTTGTTTTTATCTTTGTCTCTACCTCAACCAGAAAAATAGTGTGACAACTGACAAAGATATGGCCCTTGGACGCACTCAAACCCAAAGAGtcagaagaaaggaaaaggccTAACCGAGACACCCAAGGGTTAACCAACTTTAGTCGCCATGATGAGGCCAAGAAAAGTGCAcagaaaatgcatattaaaatgcTTACAGTTTTTGTCATTGAGAAGCTAAAAAATCACAATAGGTCGCTTCAAATTTACTGAACTCCTAAGCAATTAGCAACAAAAAACTGCAAGCTTTGATCTAAGATGCACTTGTACACCCGGATGTTGTGAAAACAGAAAGGGAATTACATTTCTCCTCAAAAAGCAATGCAGGGTATTGTCTCGAGGTAtcaaatttaaaacttaaaagaccAATTATGTGCATGTGTACATGAATGTACATAATAATATGAAAGTACAAAATCTCAATGAACAAGAATGAAACATTTAAGCAGCTCGGCATTCTGCAGTTAACATGTGCCTCTAAATCTAACCACAACTAAAGCACTAAAGCACCAGCATTTAATACAACCCTCACGAAAGGCTAGCAAATTAAACAAAGCTGCACCATGACATGGCCATTCATCTCAGTAATGAGCAATTCAACCTGATACAGCTTGTTGTGTCCATGGACCAAGCTTGAACAATCGCTGCTCCACTAGCCAAATACCTAATAGACCTATCATGCAAAATACACTGTAAAAACTAAGACCCAcatcattaaaaagaaaaagtgtatCCAAAAGGTGTATCAGAAAAACTGATTGCCAGTCATCATCTTAGATGCAGTTTGTTTCTCATCTTTATCTAATAAACATACATGACTATATACACATCCGGACATATATATGCCTATTTctttaattgtttcttttgacaaaaacagCATCCAAGCTTGAACAAAGCCAGCCCAGTTTATTCAGCTAATTTACCAGCTCTACAACCATGATTAATAACAACAGCACACTTCCATTTCCACAACTGCCTAATTGACATACTTTAGCAGTCAAAATCCTGATTAGTCAAGTGACTAGTCTGATTGGTTGGTTCAGTCAGTTATCAATATATAGGAAAACAAACAGGTAGGTACTAGACCCTCATACACAAGACAGACTTTGATGGGAATCATCTATGCTATCGATTCCAAGAAGATCAGATGGTGGATATTAGGTGAGATTTCGTTtaagaaaattcatttgtttccctctttttctctctctctcatcctttTAATGCATGGTGACTTGCATCTTTTATTACAGTATGCCTcaacacaaagaaaaacatgcatGGACTGTAAAACAACAAAAGTAGCCCATGCTTGAGTATGTAAATGTATATTTAAGGCATATACATGAATATGGGTTTACAACATCTGATCAATTTGATTGATGGTTTaaagatgcatatatatataaagtactttctaataaaataaataaattagctGACAACAAGACTTTAATCTTGCAAAAGTAATTTTGTATGTAACATTTGCCGAACTCAATCAGTTACAGTTTATAATTATTCCACATAGTATTCAATCCATATACGGTATAATTAAACTACATATAtgtctgtctgtgtgtgtgtgtgtgtgtatatatatatatatgtattgagACGACATTTGAAAATATGATATCTATGATCTTGTCTAAAATTTTCAACGATTTTAACTAACAATGCAGAAATTGATGGCCTAATATAGAACCCTTACTGTTATTGTTGTTGGACGatgggagaagaaagagaagtgGAAGGAAGATGGATGGGGCATTATATTGATGTGATCGTTTTTCTATTGTGAGTGGGTACAATTATGCTTTCTGCTTGTGGACTGCTTTTTTAAGGAAACTCATTCTTTCTACGCAGGATCCTCAGGTTAAGACATACTGCAAGTTTGCAAGGAATGCATCGAACCTCCTTTTCAGAATTTATTATTTCTTGTCTCTTATTCAGCATCGAACACAGCTATGCTTGCTGGATcttctaagtttctaacataCATGAAGGGTTGCACAACTGTGAACTAGCATTTTGTATATAAAATCAAGCATCTGCATGctggaagaaaaatgaatttgcCAGACTAGCCAAACGAAATGTCCAGGAGATTTAACAAAATAAACACAAACAATTATATGATAAAATCGCATGTGGGCATTCATCAGCACCTGCTGGTTTACAGTCTAACCAGTTCAAAATGCAGCTTGTTAGAGGAAGAAATGGTTTCAGTGCAAACAgctcaatttcttttcttgtatatCCTTGAACTAAATGGCAAATCAAATTTTCGCACATAATGAAGACTTCTACCCACTAAGACTAAGGTTCTGATTGGGTAATGGTAGCTGGAACCGGAGTTCATGCACTTGGTATAATTTGCTCAGACTACCTTCCGGTCGTTGATCGGAAACTGAAAACTGGGATGCAAATATATGCATTTCAGAAAGGAACAGATAACCTCCCAACGCTGTATCTGCACTCAATCTAGACTGTAACTGGCATCTCCTACAAACGGTAGCCACTAAAACCAGGATTTATAAGAGCTCGCTTCTCAAATGCATAAACTCTCTTCAGTTCAAACTTAAAAGTCCTCAACAGGACTCAGATTAAGTTACATGGGCTTTCTTTGGAGCACTAAGGCAAAGGGTCCAAAATTCAGAGTAAATCTGATGTTCTAATAGGACTTCAGCAAACAGAACTCGGGATGATGTATAATCCAATGaaatctaaaatgaaaaaaaaaaaaaaaatcaaccaatAAGAGCTTTATACATATCAGTCGATTCAGATCTCCACCCAAAAGAAatgtaaatataatttattttggGACGAAACGAAGAAGGTCAACCATAACATTACCTTCAACCTATGATTCACTGCGGGATGGATGTCGATGTGACTCTCCTCGTTCTCTTCGCCTGAGTCTCTCTCGTGCTCTCTCTTGACATATTTCTCATGATCCGATAGCGCGACATTGAAATCAAACGCCTCGTTTCTCTCATTGAAACCTAAGCCAATGAATGCATGTTTTCCCCTTCCGTCTTCTATCTTCAGCACAAAATAGCGGGAGGAATCAAGAACAGTTTCCACGGAATTCTCTCTCTGCCCTGGGAGGACGAAGCAGGCGGCAAAGAGGTCGCCTGAGTTGGGATCTTCAAGCCGAATCTCACATCTTTCTTTACATGACACGACCCTCAGTCTTCCCGACCAAATCTTATCAGACTGAAGCCACTCCCCACACTTGTAACCACCACTACTGCTTCTGGGAGGAATTTTATACACGGAGACTTCCCGGACGACAAGAAGAGTTTGCTCGagtgcttcttcttcctcaaacGACATCCTTTCCTGAAAAGGAGGGGATCCCCTGATCAAAGGAAGTATGCGTATCGAAAAATTAACAAGCGGATGTAATAGCTGTTTCAAGGATTTAGATGTTTCAAGCGATCAAAATACAGTAGAACTTCGTTGGGATGATGGAATTAGAAAAGATTCGAAACAGAACACCAGGATTTCTGCTCAGaggtcaagaaaatggtggcGATCGGTGGTAGCAATTTTCAGGCACAAGATATCTCTGGATTGAAGTGGGATCAGCAGATTGGAAAGTCTTCGAGCAATAAATAGCCGGGTTCCGTAAAGTGGCTCTGAGGACTTGAAGTATAAGATAAGGGATCGAAGAAAGGGGGTTTATGTTCAGAATGCGCCTGATTGCTGAGATCCGAGAGGCAGTTTAGGATCTGCCAAATTCTACTCAGCACAAGGATAACGGAAGGAGGAGATGACTTCCCCGGAATTTCCCAAGTGTTTTTCGTTCATCAAAACTTGATAGCCAACTAGAAGGTTTTCCCTGAATTTCAGGTTGCGGAGAAGGATATGAAGAGTGAATAGCGAATAGACATCGCGAAGCGCCGAAGGCAACTCACGGGCCaagggagaaaaaggagaaaggcTTTTCGGAATTCGGTGATGGAATTGACGCggtgagataaagagagagacgCCTTCGTCGCGTCCTGTTTGACACTGCTTTCCATATTCTCATCATATCTTCTCTTTTCCGAAAAAAACGCTCCACGTTTCTTTCTCGCTTCACATGCAGTGCATAATCACGAGTCATGGCTTCAACATTTTCAGCAACTGTACAAGAGGCACCAAAAACACTTTACTTTGGGAGAATCACATTTAGAATGTATAAACCGAAAACAACCTGCCGGAGGGCATGCCTCCACATTTTTACTCAGACAACTGACATCGATACAAAGAATCAAAGAAAGAATAACTCACTTAACAACGGGTATTATTTAACAGtcttttctctttgtatttGTATTAATCATCCATTTTACAATCACCAACTGCCAAAATAATACCCGTTGAATGGATCTAGCGTAAGGGTTTGGTAgctactaatatatatatatatatatatagcctgaATGGGATGACTGATTCAATAGCGTATCCAAATTTATGgattttaaagttattttgtcttttttgtttgttctttaaatTACTTCTTCAATCTTTTTAACCGGTTCAGCTGAATCGAGCAATTCACCGAATCAATAACGAGTCGAGTTGGTTCACAAACAGGTGTGTACGACACTAGTATGTTTATTACGTCGGTCCACATCACATTTGGTCGGTCTCTCTCATCAACTGTTGTATTTTGTATGAAGAATATAAGAATATTCTTTCATCTATACATGCTTGCCTACTAAATATAAGCACCGGATTTAAGTTATGCGTCTCCACTAAAGGGAGGGACTAATCCATGAAAATTAACGTCTTTGAAccgttttttcttttacttgagaattaataaacaaactcttttttttttttctttattataatgaaagataaaGGTTCCGCCTCGAGCAGCCCCATTATTGCCGTAGGCCTCTAAACTCATTTCCGTATGTTTGTTTAACtatgcatcttttttttctctaaaacgAGAAACGATATCTTCTTGTGATTGAATCATAACTGAGTCGCCGAACAATTCAACTTAGTTGGTGAAGCCCTAAATCGTCACTAGTGTATTTACAAAGGAGTGCACAAAGTCACCGACATCCAAATTGTTGGCCCACCTTGGTTTGATCCTCGCTTCCGTCTCAAATATGACCcacttgtttctttccttcttcttttagATGAGTttaacaacaacaacacaacACCATTAAAAGGCACAGGCCGACTGCGTAGTGACAAGGGCGGGACTTGATTCATGTTCGAATTCGCAGTTCCTCTTTTGAGTTTGGCTGATTGAAGAACAGAACATTAATgctttctaaatttttattacatgatgattAAGCAGTGGAAAAATTATGAGTTTAGATGCCTCAATGGACATGCTGACAAATTGATAAACCTAAGGTTATCAGTTCGATTCCTCTTGATGCTATCAGTTCGAAACCGGTGTTGTTCCCTCCCACTCATtcgaaaaataaatttattttattggAAGATAAACTTTTGCCTGACTGATGAACTAAAGATGAGCGGAAGAGCAAATCGGCCAAGATTTTTGTGGGACCCATCTGTttttaacaaatattttatcaaacaatGTTTGTGACAGGAGATTAAAAGGTACGTGTCTTCAACATTCTAGGCATGTCCTATGCAAAAATTTGGTCATATATCTGATCGTgttcatcaaaattcaaaagtttagtttttAGTGTGACCAAATTAGATGACAACTCAAGCAGTAAACAAACATGTTCAAATGAAGAGTATATAACTTATTCTGCATATTTGTTCCATAATCATTAGAGAAAACGGTAACTAGTGCTGTCGAGATGGTTTATCCAATCGAATCCGTTAGCCTGCCGATTGGGAAAAGGTTTACTTTACCCACTCACGAGAGTCGTACGCGGATCGCGATACAAAGCAGTTTTCAAcgtctatatatatttttaaccgAAAGCTAATAAGTAATATAAAATAGCAAAAATATTAAGTGGCACTCTTGAATCTACTTTTTACATGTATTGGTGCAACTGCGTCTTTAAAATGAAGTTGCTATGTCTTCCTTCCTACCGTGACCGTGGTGCTCAATAATCCAAATTTGTCGTTTGAACGTTATATTTCAAATTTCGACGTGAAAATAAAAGTACAATTCAAATTGTGAATTTGAAAACAGTTTTGGATATGGCATTAGGTTTTTTCGTTACTCACATTTGAATTtcaatacataaataaatgtCCAATAAATCGGATATAGTAAAACTTACATCCGATTCTAATCCAGTGCATGTC
Protein-coding regions in this window:
- the LOC116252911 gene encoding uncharacterized protein At1g03900; this translates as MSFEEEEALEQTLLVVREVSVYKIPPRSSSGGYKCGEWLQSDKIWSGRLRVVSCKERCEIRLEDPNSGDLFAACFVLPGQRENSVETVLDSSRYFVLKIEDGRGKHAFIGLGFNERNEAFDFNVALSDHEKYVKREHERDSGEENEESHIDIHPAVNHRLKEGETIRINVKNKPSTGTGMLSAAGIHGGSSGTGKAGVVSGTGKVGGCLAPPPTDTPKIRSPLPPPPNDPVAARISHNIGHLHGSKESTRNGADPLSDLSKIERSLPQVTGSSSAKGTASGWAAF